Genomic segment of Drosophila simulans strain w501 chromosome 2R, Prin_Dsim_3.1, whole genome shotgun sequence:
ccccaccccctttCGGAAAATGCCCTTTCCCTTGGCAGTGCCagtgcaaattgcaattaacgTTGGACGCCCTAATTAGCTCAAACCATCTCGGAACGAGCTCGTTGACTAAGCTTTGAGTGCATAATTAGGCAAAGACCCATCCCGTCCCGTCCCGAAATGTGGAAGGTGTACTGCGAGAACGCTTcgctaaaatatttttaaacatcaCCTACTTAGCAGCCAATTAGCTGGGGGTGGGCAAAGAAGCCACCCGAGGTATTTGAGGCGCCTTATCAATTACCTGTATCATCAATCAAAGGCTCTTTGCAGGTGTAAAGCACCCGAAATAGCTCCAGCTTTGAGGGGCTCTCGAtggctgtgtgtttgtgttgttgccaaagataatttataaaaaatgaaaaaaaaaataagtggcAAGCCGAATGACAAATGAAATATGGTAGGCAGGTGAGAACGAAAGCTGCCGCATAAATATTATGTAAACAAAAACGCGCATCACAAGGTCGACAACTCATTACGCTTTAGTAATCGATACTCTTGGATTAAAATTTAGTATCATTAACAGACTACTGGACTATGCCATATTTTCTTAAAGCtcattaaatacaattaaacaGTCAGATTAATAATATCTCTTAATATCAATTACCAGTTGAACAGAGTTAAATGGAAAACCACTTATCTTAAACACCATGTTCAACAAATCGACAACACTGTGCTGCGAAACTTGCCTTGCACATCATAAATCGAATTGATAGTTAAATTCATCTGCCCACACTTTCGagtttaattaacattttccgtatttgcaaaaaaaaagaatccaCAGGATGGCATATGAATTTCTCACAAATTAAATGTGACgaaagcatttaaaaacatGCATACATTAACGAGGCGATGGCGTTTGAATGGCAAAACCAATTTGGCCCCGGATGCCACATGAAATAATCAGCACgtaaatatttctttctaCAGCAATGCAATCGATGCAACCACAGATGAAGGCTCTTTGTGATATTTGCATTGCGCTTGCATATTTCGCTCACTTCACTCCATTTAAGAATAACTTTTAACTTGATTAAAAAATGGCAAGGAGcgagcggaaacggaagtagcacgagcagcagcaaaatcaccagtagcagcagcattgCAAGTGCAAAGTGAAATCTTATGCAATTAACTTAAAGCCAACTTGACTCGGCCAAAGGACAAGCAAGGCCAAGTTGGAGGCGGTGGCGGCTGGAAAGGATTGGATGGCGTTACCAGGGGACCAAGGAGGTCAGCATCGCTTCAAAAACTAATTGACATCGTTGCTCTGGCAGCCGCTGACAGCTGGCGCTGAGAGTCCTGCATAGGATCCTGGTCCTCATCCTGCTGTTTTACgcccatctgctgctgctcctccttctcgAAGGCTCGCAAATATATTCACAGCTTTCGGCTCGCTTTTTAGCCACACGGAGAAAAAGTCCAGAACTTAATTAGCACTTATCATAACTTTTTGGTTCAGCACAAGATGGTAAgttaattgtaattataattagcaatattttgaaaaatggcaTATGTGTCCTTCCTTATCACTTTATTGCAAGTAAACAATATTCACTACGCAATATTTAAACTTAGCCCAGGTCATGCTTATCGAAATAATTGATATGATTTTTACTAAGTAAACAATTCTTTCGTATTTATAGCCTTATCGCAATGTGTTACTACCCAAGTATCGTATGTTAAACTTAATTCCACTGATAGTTGCCGCAAAGATATATGTGGttatttctcgctgtgcacaCCGAGTCCGCAGCTCTTTTGCCTTGgcagttttaatttaattttacacCGAATTCTGCACCCTGTCGTGACCAACGTCGTTGGTTGCAGGCGCCAATTTTCGCGCGTCCTTTTGCGGCTGCACTGCAGAAGGATCAGAAACGAACCCACCGCCCCACTGACGTCGGCAACTATTGTCGGGGCCATTAAAAAAGTTTAGTCCGATTCGAGCTGGCACGCTTAATGGCACAGATTTTAATCAGAAAATGAGTTAAAAGCCAGCTGGCGGCACCGTcaccgccgccgccatcgCTTGACGATATCCTTCTGCCGCTGATTATTGTGCTGCCTTTTGCCACAATTACTTGCACACGTCGCCGAAGGCCGAACGCCGAAGAAGAAGGTGCCACAGTGCCTGCCAAAAGTGATGGTACACCGCCACATTGCCGGAAAGTTGGGCGCATTATAAAAGTTTTatctgcagcagcgacagcggcAAAAGTGacaggaaaacaaaaaatgcattaacCACAGACGAGACTTTCGCGAACATTCATCATTATTTTTGCCtttctgctgctggctgcaATCCCAGGGATTTAAGTGATAAGCAAAAGTTTGAGCTGGAAACTCTCGAAAATCGTGGATAACATTTTATGATACGTACAATCAATTTGAagctattttatatatatttatctagtTCTAGAACAAAAATATAACTGCTTCAGATGAAACACTTATAAAGGTTTGATCAGtaccaatttaatttttaagttgtttatgtttttaatcatttagttttaatctctCAGTTTTAAGTGTACGGAAAACTATTTATACACTTTATGGCGATTATCTTTGACCGTGCTCAAATCAGAAACGCTCATTGTCAGAATCTTTACGCCCCATCAGCAGAACAATCAGTGAGTAAACTAATCGCTCACAATACTCGGACGAATCGTTGCTAATCTACCCCACATGactaaaaatgtaaatagcaCAGactataaaaaaacaaataaatgagtCATTTTGGATTGCGAGATCTCGCCAAGCTAGACAAGCGCCAGACTGAGCATCTAAATTCAAGCtcgctttcctttttttattacGCCGAAAACATTTTGAGCGTGTGTTTTCTATTGTTGTTATCTATGAATATTATCaatatcaattttaattaaaatcttttGGATTTTGGAGAAATCTGTTTTATGGTTTTGGGTATTTGTGTTGTGTTAAGATTGCGATAACCCAATAatttgcagcattttaagTTCTTGCTACtaatgaaatacaattttttattaaacttttAGGTGATAAGCCGTTAAATCACTGTGCATCTTATTGCTTATTgtatcaattaattttcaatagcacatataattatttttttgaaatttttgaataattagGAATTTAAAACCTTTATTAACCtgaatactttttttttcaaaaacttaacCAAGATTgatctgctgctgcacctggTTGTTCCTCATTTGCCCCCAGGGCTGCCAGGTGATGGGTGCCAACGGCTCCAACGGCTTCATGGTGAATAGCGGCGGGAAGGTGTTGAACTGACCACAGGATGAGCCGCTGCACTGCGTCTGCGATTGGTAGCCATTGCCCGATTGACTCTGGCTTTGGCTCTGGGTTCCATCCTCGGAGGTCTGGGTCTGGCAGCCGGGACCGGTTTGCGTCTGGCTCTGGTAGCCATCGTCAGAGATCTGGATGCCACCGCCATTATTGCATTCCACGGGTGCCGCCTGTTGGAGATTACGAAAAGGGGGTTACGGTTACTCGATTGTCACCAACCCGgtctcattttcatttccattttcaatttcattttcattacaTTCAGACCGGATAGCACGCACAATCCGGCGAGCAAAACAGCAAATGCGACGACTGCCACGCGTTGGCCTTCCATGTTGAATGTTGAATGGTGAATAGGTAATGTTTAATGGTCCGAGAACAAAATTCGACTGAGCACAAGCCAGTGTGTGTGGGCACACTTTAAAGCGCCAACAGCCGCAAACCGGAGAGATAATTGAATGTATCGCCGATAAGGCCACCTCCGATTGAATATTTATGCCCGCTCGCCAATCGAAAATGTGTAAGTTCGGTCAGTCTATTCGGCGATTGTCTGGTTCTATTCTCCAAGTGTAGGTAAAAAACTTTCCGTTGATGCTGCCGGGATTGTGGGCAAGTCTGTTCCGAAATCTTGTGCCAGAAATAACCGAATATTACACGAAAGTACATTTCTAAGAACATCTGTACTCCGTTgggcaaaaatataaaaaatacaacagCTGTTTAGGATTTGCCTAAGTCAATAGGTTAACTTAACATGGGTACACATTATAATCTAACTAAACATCTGAAACCAATGCTACTTTATTTAACTGAACACTTCGTTTTTACAATTACATCTGAACCAAAATTGATTATGTTAAGATTTCATTAGCAATGCAGTGTAAATCCAAGCTACTGTGAATTTGGcaatataattgaattatttgtcttcttttgttttggtttaaatatttactaaacCAAAAAAGGTTTTATTACCATGGATTAGAATATGCCAACTACTCaaaggccaaaaaagaaaccacCTTCTGTGGTAGAGGTAGTTTGAGGAGCTGATGAGGATGTGGCGGTAGTGGTGGGCACTCCATTCTTGAGGCAGTTGTCCAGCAGATCGTAGGTGGCAGCAGTATCCCGGACGTAGTTGTTCTGCGTTGTGTTGGTGCACTGGTACTCGGTGGTCTGGATGGCTTGGATGCCCGAGCTCAAGGTGGTGGCCGAACTGGCAGCGTTGCTGGCCAGGTTGTAGATCACAGAGACGTCATTATCAGCCTATAGGAATAGTTAAGATTCAATTTTCCAATACTTTCACTATTTCATTGTAGATTTTCTTACAGCATTAGCATAGCAGTTGAAGAAGTTGGCGGTAtcagtgttgttgttgcaggcGGTAAAGGCACTGCAGAGTGTTGAAACGTCGGACTGATAggtcttctgctgctgctccgcctggGCGGTCAGATTGGCGGTCTGGGCATTGGCGGTGGTGATGCAGTCCTGATAGGAACTCGAGAAAGTGGCAGCCACTTGGTTCAGCATGGGCATGTATATGTTGAAGCACTGCGTGGTCATATCCTCGGAAACAAATGTATCCAGACTGCGAGCATGAACCAAATACTGATCCAAGGCACTCTGGACCTGCGTGTTGGGCTTGGCCTGGAAACGGAAGTGGTTACTATCGTTAAACAAGCGGATGTGACGTATTGTTTACGTTGGCCGCCAAAACGCTGGCGATGATTAGCACGGTGCACAGAATATTCATGTTGACGGTTATTCCTTTACTGGGGCTACTGAAGACCAGGtctaaatgttttatatacgCGTCTGGTCGGTAAAATGATGGATCCGTTTGACCAACTCGAAATTCGtgtgatttttttgttgcaagtGAATTCCGATCAATTAGGTAGCATTAGGGCGTATGACCAGACGGCTCCAATCGATGAGTCAAGTCAAAGTGCGGATAACAATATAAGGTAGTCGACATGAACCTGTTCCTTGAACTTATCAAAGGTAATTCAACAGCTTAAGAGTTTACAATCCATGGAATTGATTGCTGTAACTATTGGGACACAAAGCCCAAAAACTTAGCGAAATCTATTCTTATCATCAATGTGTCATATTCAAATATTGAATGAAGATATAAACTTTATATGTAATTTCAGAGGgtattttgatttaagtcaGAAGATTCTGACGCAGGTGCCTTCACTTCGATTCACCACATTTTTGATGATAAAAGTAATGTTTTCAATCGTAAATGCCttggtattttaaatatatatttacagcAAGGGTATATAAGCATCGGTTTGCCTAACCTGACTTCCTTTCTTGTTTTGAA
This window contains:
- the LOC6735032 gene encoding uncharacterized protein LOC6735032, which codes for MEGQRVAVVAFAVLLAGLCVLSGLNAAPVECNNGGGIQISDDGYQSQTQTGPGCQTQTSEDGTQSQSQSQSGNGYQSQTQCSGSSCGQFNTFPPLFTMKPLEPLAPITWQPWGQMRNNQVQQQINLG
- the LOC6735033 gene encoding uncharacterized protein LOC6735033; the protein is MNILCTVLIIASVLAANAKPNTQVQSALDQYLVHARSLDTFVSEDMTTQCFNIYMPMLNQVAATFSSSYQDCITTANAQTANLTAQAEQQQKTYQSDVSTLCSAFTACNNNTDTANFFNCYANAADNDVSVIYNLASNAASSATTLSSGIQAIQTTEYQCTNTTQNNYVRDTAATYDLLDNCLKNGVPTTTATSSSAPQTTSTTEGGFFFGL